In Deltaproteobacteria bacterium, the sequence GTGAAGTCGACGTGACCCGGCGTGTCGATCAGGTTGATGCGGTGGTCGCGCCAGTGACAGGTGGTCGCGGCAGAAGTGATCGTGATGCCGCGCTCCTGTTCCTGCTCCATCCAGTCCATCGTCGCGGTGCCTTCGTGCACCTCGCCGAGCCGGTAGTTGCGACCGGTGTAGAACAGGATCCGCTCCGTCGTCGTCGTCTTGCCGGCATCGATGTGGGCCATGATGCCGATGTTGCGAGTTCGCTCGAGGGAGGGATCCGAGGACATGCTTCGACTCCGCCCTACCAGCGGTAGTGGGCGAACGCCTTGTTGGCGTCCGCCATGCGGTGCGTCTCTTCGCGCTTGCGCACCGCTTCGCCGCGCTCCGCCGCCGCATCGAGAAGCTCGGCCGCGAGCTTCTCCTGCATCGACTTCCCCGCTCGCGCGCGCGCGTACTGGACCACCCAGCGCATCGCGAGCGCCGAGCCACGATTCGGCGAGACCTCCACGGGCACCTGGTAGGTCGCGCCGCCCACGCGCCGGCTCTTCACCTCGATGCGCGGGCGCACGTTCTCGAGCGCGCGCCGGAAGACCCGCACCGGCTCTTCCTGCCCGCGCTCCTCGACGAGCTGCAGCGCGCCATAGGCGATCGCCTCGGCGGTGCTCTTCTTTCCGCAGCTCATCAGCACGTTCACGAACTTCGCGACCTGACGATCGCCGTACTTCGGATCCGGTGTGGTCTCGCGTCGGGGGACTTCGCGTCGTCGGGGCATCGTCCTGCTCCTACTTCCGCCGCTTCGTGCCGTAGCGGCTGCGGCCCTGATTGCGGCCGTCGACTCCGAGCGTGTCGAGCGTGCCCCGCACGATGTGGTAGCGAACGCCGGGAAGGTCCTTGACGCGTCCGCCGCGCACCAACACCACCGAGTGTTCCTGGAGGTTGTGTCCCTCGCCGGGGATGTAGGCCCAGACCTCGCGCCCGTTCGAGAGCCGGACGCGCGCCACCTTGCGCAGCGCGGAGTTCGGCTTCTTCGGCGTCTGCGTCGATACACGGATGCAAACGCCGCGTCGCTGCGGGCACTGCATCAGATCACGGGCCTTGATCTTCTTCTGCTTGATCGCGCGCCCGTTGCGGACCAGCTGTTGAATCGTCGGCATCTCGGCCCCTGTGTGAGGTTCTGCGAATCTGGAAGTCTTCGCACGAACGACTACCCGCCCGCTGGATGTTCGCAGGACAGGGAGTTTCACCCCCCTGCTTGACACCCCGGTGGACGGTGGATCTTGTGCGGAGTTCCCTACCGAGCGAGTCCCCGAAGGCGAACCCGAAGGAACCTGCGTCCTCCGCTCGGAAGGGGCCGAATTATATTGGGAAACCGATCCGTGTCAACCGCGCACACGGGCCGGCGAAAGCGGGGCGAAGGCGCGCGCCTACAGGTCGAGCCCGCCACTGCCCGAGCCGGCGGTTCCCCGCGCCATCAGACCCACTTCGGCCGCCTCGCCGGAGCGCGACGCGGGCCGCTCCTCCTCGGCACTCTCCTCCTCGATTCCCGGATCCGCGCCCTCGATGCGGATTCCCATGTACCGGTACCGGGGCATGCCCGTTCCGGCGGGAATCAGCCGCCCCATGATCACGTTCTCCTTCAATCCGAGCAGCCGATCGGTCTTGCCCGAGATGGAGGCCTCCGTGAGCACCTTCGTGGTTTCCTGGAACGAGGCCGCGGAGATGAAGCTCTCGGTGGAGAGCGACGCCTTGGTGATCCCGAGCAGGATCGCCTCGGATCTCGCCGACTTCTTCCCTTCGGCCTCCATCTGCAGGTTCGCGGTGTCGAAGACGTGTTTTTCGACCTGCTCGCCGATCAGGAAGTCGGTGTCGCCGACTTCGATGACCCTGACCCAGCGCAGCATCTGTCGCACGATCACCTCGATGTGCTTGTCGTTGATCGACACGCCCTGGAGGCGGTAGACCTCCTGAACCTCGTCGAGCAGGTATTTCGCGAGCTCCTTCTCGCCCTTGATCTTCAGGATGTCGTGCGGGTTCGACGAGCCGCCCATCAGCGCCTCGCCAGCGCGCACGAAATCTCCCTCGTGCACGGCGATGTGCTTGCCCTTGGGGATGTCGTAGTTCTTGGCATCCCCGGTTTCCGGCGTGACGATCACGCGTCGCTTGCCGCGCACGTCCGGACCGAAGGAGACCGTTCCGTCGATCTCGGAGACGATCGCGAACTCCTTGGGCTTCCTGGCTTCGAAGAGCTCGGCCACGCGCGGCAGGCCGCCCGTGATGTCCTTCGTCTTGGTCGTCTCGCGCGGGATGCGCGCGAGCGTGTCGCCGGGCTCGACCATCTCGTCCTCGTTGCCCGAGATGTTCACGCCCACGGGCATCATGTACGACTGCAGCGTGTTGCCGTCGGCGTCCTCGATCAGGATGCGCGGCCGCAGATCGGGATCCTTCGCTTCGACGATGACCTTTCGGGAGAGCCCGGTGAACTCGTCGACCTGCTCCTCCATCGTCTGGCCCGCGATGATGTCGCCGAACTTCACGCGACCCGCGACGTTCGCGAGGATCGGGGTCTGGAACGGATCCCATTCGTGGATCAGCTGCCCGGCCTTCACCGCAGCGCCATCGGCGAGGTGGAGCTTCGCGCCGTAGACGATCGGGTAGCGCTCGCGCTCGCGACCCGTCGCGTCGACGACCGCGATCTCGCCGTTCCGGTTCATGACGATGATCGCGTTGTGCTTGTCGCGGATCGTCACCACGTTCAGGTACTTGATCAGCCCCTCGTTTCGCGCCTCGACGTGCGACTGCTCGACCCGCTGCGTGGCCGTTCCGCCGATGTGGAACGTGCGCATCGTGAGCTGGGTACCCGGCTCGCCGATCGACTGCGCCGCGATCACGCCGACCGCCTCGCCAAGATTCACGAGCTTGCCCTGGCCGAGATCGCGTCCGTAGCAGTGTGCGCAGACACCGCGAAGCGCGTTGCACGTGAGCACCG encodes:
- a CDS encoding 30S ribosomal protein S12 — protein: MPTIQQLVRNGRAIKQKKIKARDLMQCPQRRGVCIRVSTQTPKKPNSALRKVARVRLSNGREVWAYIPGEGHNLQEHSVVLVRGGRVKDLPGVRYHIVRGTLDTLGVDGRNQGRSRYGTKRRK
- the rpsG gene encoding 30S ribosomal protein S7, with product MPRRREVPRRETTPDPKYGDRQVAKFVNVLMSCGKKSTAEAIAYGALQLVEERGQEEPVRVFRRALENVRPRIEVKSRRVGGATYQVPVEVSPNRGSALAMRWVVQYARARAGKSMQEKLAAELLDAAAERGEAVRKREETHRMADANKAFAHYRW